One window of the Cryptomeria japonica chromosome 7, Sugi_1.0, whole genome shotgun sequence genome contains the following:
- the LOC131079298 gene encoding uncharacterized protein LOC131079298, with product MDSESCELESSGKRSWSDSYCSSLPPAKRFCKNSIFSSEIDEDDEFSCIGDLIQVTADCDFSDGNLRFCNGSPPDSTQTDLDDLLTSLLTESETHDVIFVPETVNSLNGDPGKMGSTSLYSGPTLLDVQSALSMYHRKKQSSSTTSISTSPTIFESLQSAKSPPFSNSINELFFSRLQRAKSEARYSLKRPDTGMDDGYKWRKYGQKTIKNSPYPRSYYKCTHPKCRAKKQVEKCVEDPKTVTITYEGLHLHFPYPPLQITQQPNLNSSLHQQYNNICGEEKNKKAAVIDNVINCCFKNEGGDLMQSPESPTIVGAHQLLIKESDKCCESIGFRGENSDLIDGDGINVGVVEGGGGGCCRDGLLQDIVVPFQLINPSSSSSSSSSFSP from the exons ATGGATTCAGAAAGTTGCGAGCTTGAAAGCAGTGGGAAGAGAAGCTGGTCGGATTCATATTGTTCCAGCCTTCCTCCTGCCAAGAGATTCTGTAAAAATAGCATTTTTTCCTCAGAAATAGATGAAGATGATGAGTTCAGTTGCATTGGCGACTTGATTCAAGTGACCGCCGACTGTGATTTCTCAGATGGGAATCTGAGATTTTGCAATGGGTCACCGCCAGATTCAACACAGACTGATCTGGATGATCTCCTGACGAGCCTGCTGACGGAATCTGAGACCCACGATGTGATTTTTGTGCCAGAGACAGTAAATAGCTTGAATGGAGATCCAGGGAAAATGGGCTCAACGTCTTTGTACTCAGGGCCGACTCTTCTAGACGTACAGTCTGCTCTGTCGATGTATCATAGAAAGAAGCAATCTTCATCCACGACATCAATCTCCACTTCGCCCACCATTTTCGAGTCGTTGCAGAGTGCAAAATCTCCTCCATTTTCGAATTCAAT AAACGAGTTATTCTTTTCAAGATTGCAACGGGCTAAAAGCGAGGCAAGGTATTCACTCAAACGCCCTGATACTGGCATGGACGATGGGTATAAATGGAGGAAATACGGTCAGAAGACGATTAAGAACAGCCCATACCCCAG GAGTTACTACAAATGCACACATccaaagtgcagagcaaagaagcAGGTGGAAAAGTGCGTTGAGGATCCCAAAACAGTCACCATCACTTATGAAGGCCTCCATCTTCACTTTCCATATCCTCCATTGCAGATTACTCAACAACCCAATTTGAATTCTTCTCTTCATCAGCAATATAATAACATTTGTGGAGAGGAGAAAAACAAGAAAGCAGCTGTGATAGATAATGTCATTAATTGCTGCTTTAAAAATGAAGGAGGTGACCTAATGCAGTCACCTGAATCTCCAACCATTGTAGGCGCCCATCAACTTCTCATAAAAGAAAGTGATAAATGCTGTGAATCTATTGGATTTAGAGGAGAAAATAGTGATTTGATTGATGGAGATGGTATAAATGTTGGAGTTGttgaaggaggaggtggtgggtgtTGTAGGGACGGACTGCTTCAGGACATTGTTGTGCCCTTTCAActcataaatccttcatcttcttcgtcttcttcctcatctttttctCCATAA